A stretch of Parvimonas micra DNA encodes these proteins:
- the rseP gene encoding RIP metalloprotease RseP gives MIIKIIIALLVFMVVVVVHEFGHFIFAKRAKIKVNEFSVGMGPKIFGKQKGETLYSVRALPLGGFCAMEGEDEEEEEQDIDFSQRGHFNGATIGGRILTIFAGPFFNFILAFVILFALFGIRGHQTTTIASIQDNSIAQKYGIEVGDKIVNIGDNKINSWKDIQTSLSKLDKEETTIKVIRNGQEKEIKVKFENSNEKVLGVTSKLERNLFVSIRETFNTFFYFIGTMFDILRQLFTGKVGVGQLSGPIGVVGAISSAASNGIYSLLYITAFLSVNLGFINLLPIPALDGGRLVFLFIELILGRPVSRSKEGLIHTIGFIFLMGLILFVSFKDVIRLGIFGAN, from the coding sequence ATGATTATAAAAATAATAATAGCACTTTTGGTGTTTATGGTTGTAGTCGTTGTTCACGAGTTTGGCCATTTTATTTTTGCAAAAAGGGCGAAGATAAAAGTTAATGAATTTTCTGTTGGTATGGGTCCTAAGATTTTTGGAAAACAAAAGGGTGAAACATTGTATTCAGTTCGAGCTTTACCGCTAGGTGGTTTTTGTGCTATGGAAGGTGAAGATGAAGAAGAAGAGGAACAGGATATAGATTTTTCACAGAGAGGACATTTCAATGGTGCAACAATTGGTGGGAGAATTTTAACTATTTTTGCAGGACCGTTTTTTAATTTTATTTTAGCATTTGTTATTCTTTTTGCTTTATTTGGAATTAGAGGTCATCAAACTACAACTATAGCAAGTATACAAGATAATTCAATAGCTCAAAAATATGGAATTGAAGTAGGAGATAAAATTGTAAATATTGGAGATAATAAAATAAATTCTTGGAAGGATATTCAAACAAGCTTATCTAAACTAGATAAAGAAGAAACTACTATAAAAGTAATAAGAAACGGTCAAGAAAAAGAAATAAAAGTAAAATTTGAAAATTCGAATGAAAAAGTTTTGGGAGTCACATCAAAACTAGAAAGAAATTTATTTGTTTCTATTAGAGAAACTTTTAATACATTCTTTTATTTTATAGGTACAATGTTTGATATTCTAAGACAATTATTTACTGGAAAGGTAGGAGTAGGACAGTTATCTGGACCTATAGGAGTGGTTGGAGCAATTAGTAGTGCAGCAAGTAATGGAATATATTCATTATTATATATTACTGCTTTTCTAAGCGTAAATTTAGGTTTTATTAACCTATTGCCAATACCCGCTTTGGATGGTGGAAGATTAGTTTTCTTATTTATAGAATTAATTTTAGGAAGACCAGTCTCTAGATCAAAAGAAGGTTTAATTCATACAATAGGTTTTATATTTTTAATGGGTCTTATCTTATTTGTATCATTTAAGGATGTAATAAGACTAGGAATTTTTGGAGCAAATTAA
- the rpsT gene encoding 30S ribosomal protein S20 gives MANIKSAIKRIDVTKKQTLKNKSRKSEIKTYIKKFELAIEENNFELANELLRTIDKRLKQATEHSVFHKNAASRKVSKLSKKLHDASTQA, from the coding sequence ATGGCAAATATAAAATCAGCAATTAAGAGAATTGATGTTACAAAAAAACAAACTCTTAAAAATAAAAGTAGAAAATCTGAAATAAAGACTTATATTAAAAAATTTGAATTAGCAATAGAAGAAAATAATTTTGAATTAGCTAATGAATTGTTAAGAACAATTGATAAAAGACTTAAACAAGCTACTGAACACAGTGTTTTTCATAAAAATGCTGCTTCTAGAAAAGTAAGTAAATTAAGTAAAAAATTACATGATGCTTCAACACAAGCGTAA
- a CDS encoding glycosyltransferase family 4 protein, whose translation MKILHLISQYPSKTGSGIYLSEVYKNFKAMNFTQKVLCAMNEDDIVEVNFDDFEIVKFKSDELPFPVVGMSDVMPYESFLFSNLTGENLERYINVFTSKILNIVENFEPDIIFTNHLYIMTSIVASLDLKCKVFAFCHGTDLRQLYKNDIHKKFICDNIPKLNGIFCLSGKQKEEIINVFNYNKDKVYVIGGGYDLDFYYKDYNKTYSKDAKIRLIYAGKFSRAKGIIYLLKAFEMVKDKYNVELILAGSGTGEEYDEIINYSKKLADKVKLYGYMNMNEIGDLFRSCDIFVMPSLYEGLSLVTIEAMACGLKVVMNELENFINFVGEDITKSKNIEFVKMPTLYDTDKVIESEVDNYILRLSIALENQIKNLYNNDYEQDFSSKMTQFSWKNISNNIKKIVV comes from the coding sequence TTGAAAATTTTACATTTAATTAGTCAATATCCCTCAAAAACAGGTAGTGGAATTTACTTATCAGAGGTATATAAAAACTTCAAAGCTATGAATTTTACTCAAAAAGTTTTGTGTGCTATGAATGAGGATGATATTGTAGAAGTTAACTTTGATGATTTTGAAATAGTAAAATTTAAAAGTGATGAATTACCATTTCCAGTAGTTGGAATGAGTGATGTAATGCCTTATGAATCTTTTTTGTTTTCAAATTTAACTGGAGAGAACTTGGAAAGATATATAAATGTTTTTACTAGTAAAATATTGAATATTGTTGAAAACTTCGAACCAGATATTATTTTTACAAATCATCTATATATTATGACATCAATTGTTGCAAGTCTTGATTTAAAATGTAAAGTTTTTGCATTTTGTCATGGAACTGATTTAAGACAACTTTATAAAAATGATATACATAAAAAATTTATTTGTGACAATATTCCCAAACTTAATGGAATTTTTTGTTTGTCAGGAAAGCAAAAAGAAGAAATTATTAATGTATTTAATTATAATAAAGATAAAGTTTATGTTATTGGTGGGGGATATGATTTAGATTTTTATTATAAAGATTATAATAAAACTTATTCTAAGGATGCTAAAATAAGACTAATATATGCAGGAAAATTTAGTAGAGCTAAAGGAATTATATATCTTCTTAAAGCTTTTGAAATGGTAAAAGATAAATACAATGTTGAATTAATTTTAGCGGGAAGTGGTACTGGAGAAGAGTATGACGAAATCATTAATTACTCAAAAAAGCTGGCTGATAAAGTTAAACTGTATGGATATATGAATATGAATGAGATAGGTGATTTATTTAGATCCTGCGATATTTTTGTTATGCCATCTCTTTATGAAGGACTATCACTTGTTACAATAGAGGCAATGGCTTGTGGACTAAAAGTTGTGATGAATGAACTAGAAAATTTCATTAACTTTGTAGGAGAAGATATTACTAAGTCAAAAAATATTGAATTTGTAAAAATGCCTACTTTATATGATACTGATAAAGTAATTGAAAGTGAAGTCGATAATTATATTTTAAGACTTAGTATAGCATTGGAGAATCAAATAAAGAATTTGTATAATAATGACTATGAACAAGATTTTTCATCAAAAATGACTCAATTTAGTTGGAAAAATATCAGCAATAACATAAAAAAAATAGTTGTATAG
- the ispD gene encoding 2-C-methyl-D-erythritol 4-phosphate cytidylyltransferase, producing the protein MHKQISVVIVAAGSSHRMGTKENKIFLDLCGNSVIERTISAFIDIPEIFEIILVTKKEFFDSINNIIKRFPLNIKIVEGGSSREESTFNGLLNVCDKSNFVICHDGARPLVSKENILNVISELDNYKAVITGVKAKDTIKIVSSNLEVVSTPDRRSLYNIQTPQAFDKKVIIDGYKKFFEDNNFVTDDSSVVEKLNVRVKLVEGDYSNIKITTIEDIYHARLLLERGI; encoded by the coding sequence ATGCATAAACAGATTTCTGTTGTAATTGTTGCTGCTGGTTCTTCTCACAGAATGGGAACTAAAGAAAATAAAATTTTTTTAGACTTATGTGGGAATTCTGTTATTGAAAGAACAATAAGTGCTTTTATTGATATACCTGAAATATTTGAGATTATTTTAGTAACAAAGAAAGAATTTTTTGACAGTATAAATAATATTATTAAAAGATTTCCTTTAAATATAAAAATTGTTGAAGGAGGCTCTTCAAGAGAAGAGTCTACTTTTAATGGTCTATTAAATGTTTGTGATAAGTCAAATTTTGTGATTTGTCATGATGGAGCGAGACCTTTAGTTAGTAAAGAAAATATTTTAAATGTTATTAGTGAACTTGATAATTATAAAGCTGTAATAACAGGTGTTAAAGCAAAAGATACAATTAAAATTGTTTCTTCTAATCTAGAGGTTGTATCTACTCCTGATAGAAGGTCATTGTACAATATTCAGACACCTCAAGCTTTTGACAAAAAAGTCATTATAGACGGATATAAAAAATTTTTTGAGGACAATAATTTTGTTACGGATGATTCTTCTGTGGTTGAAAAATTGAATGTTAGAGTTAAACTTGTTGAAGGAGATTATTCAAATATAAAAATTACAACAATAGAAGATATTTATCATGCAAGATTATTATTAGAAAGAGGCATTTAA
- a CDS encoding rhodanese-like domain-containing protein, whose protein sequence is MKKLSKMLLLSLVTATTLVGCGSKSDNKANDKKTENQTEKKDDKKSSDMMKGETLLEEQKNGATVIDVRVADQYNAGHIKDAINIPLETIEKDIESKVAKKDAKIIVYCNTGNRSGQALEKLKKLGYTNVSNAQGVKQYKYELVK, encoded by the coding sequence ATGAAAAAACTATCAAAAATGTTACTTTTATCATTAGTTACTGCTACAACTTTAGTTGGTTGTGGATCAAAAAGTGACAATAAAGCAAATGATAAAAAAACTGAAAATCAAACTGAAAAGAAAGATGATAAAAAATCATCAGATATGATGAAAGGTGAAACTCTTTTGGAAGAACAAAAGAATGGAGCGACAGTAATTGACGTAAGAGTAGCTGATCAATATAATGCTGGACATATTAAAGATGCTATAAATATTCCTTTAGAAACAATCGAAAAAGATATTGAATCAAAAGTTGCTAAAAAGGATGCAAAAATTATTGTTTATTGTAATACTGGAAATAGAAGTGGACAAGCATTAGAAAAATTAAAAAAATTAGGTTATACTAATGTAAGTAATGCACAAGGTGTTAAACAATATAAATATGAACTTGTAAAATAG
- a CDS encoding PolC-type DNA polymerase III: MYRSLKSFYFSQRKNYSLSDDFIIDEFVFGDEKIDFRLLTNSDEVGIEELVVLDKELHELFNGREINISVQSFSKSDCPYDYYYYINYDEFVNKVQKLLGNHGFSLTNNDRINFLEDYIEIYISDSVCRFKLISNSFLNDLKAFVSEKYNDDIEIIMLNSLFTREEKSSEKLESKLESKRKEIQKEKGNKIEKVKFIKEKSETEEEFKIGKKISDKELVLEISDLDQNSGFCKIQGRVYSLDIRELKNGKKLALFDIEDETSAMSCKFFLDDKKLEIFSKKINSKSIPNGIYVTAVGRVEYDQYAKGISMMIDGMEEAPRHIYVDNAPEKRVELHLNSQMSGLDGCVNLEVLKTRLQELGHTAVGVTDIGVVQAYPQMMDLFSNGDIKALYGLELNLLEDNPRILYNYKNGVNFDTFVVFDIETTGLSHLKNNITEIGAVRVENGKVVEYFNELVNPEQEITKEITEITGITNEMVADKPLIGEIMPKFLEFSKNAVFVAHNAEFDISFIKTNCKRLNLEFDPTFIDTMGFARAVLPNLKNHKLNTLCKELGVKLLNHHRASFDAEACSGILLELIKIIEKDGKVFDENINNIETKWPVAKNISYDSTIYVKKMEALSGFYKMVSEGLMKYFRRVAGFPKSRLKEYREGLLIGSGNWDGELFRAFIEEKSEEEILEIAKFYDFFEIQPISNLKHLFFRGKVLSIDDLKEVNKKIYKLGKKLDKLVVATGNVKYLDKNDYVFRNIILYGQGKKNLEKEGSFYYRTTAEMLDEFSYLGENEAYEVVVKNTNIFKDMLDEILPIPNGTFPPFIEGADEELRKICYDKAKSIYGENLPKIVEDRLERELGSIIKNGYAVLYIIAQKLVWRSNDDGYLVGSRGSVGSSFAATMSGITEVNPLIPHYICPKCKRSEFHSEYSGQSGVDMPDKECPDCKINMIKEGHDIPFEVFLGFDGDKEPDIDLNFAGEYQSTCHKYTEELFGSDKVYRAGTIGTVSDKTAFGYVKKYIEENELTLTAGNIRRYVRKIVGVKRTSGQHPGGVMIVPHNKEIYDFTPIQYPADDPSSETKTTHFSYKSISGRILKLDLLGHDVPTIIKHLGDLTGVDPLNIPMDDKETLNIFYSTDSLKFMDDKYKDGVGTLGIPEYGTNFVRQMLLDTRPKTLTELIRISGLSHGTDVWLGNAQDLIKKGIPLNETICTRDDIMTFLIFKGLENKRSFKIMETVRKGRGLDEETESYMRENGIPEWYIDSCKKIKYLFPKAHAVAYVMMSYRIAYFKVHYPEAFYATYFTTKIDNYPGNLIFKGLTAIQSKMKEIKELGKSASQKEQDVYDILEVAEEMYLRGIVASKVDLEKSDSSRFLIDGKGKILPPFRALDFVSDVNSTSIYEEVRKLPFISIEDFQERTKINKNALESLKEHGVLNDLQQTNQVSLFDFM; this comes from the coding sequence ATGTATAGGAGTTTAAAAAGTTTTTATTTTTCACAACGAAAAAATTATAGCTTATCAGATGATTTTATTATTGATGAGTTTGTTTTTGGTGATGAAAAAATAGATTTTAGATTACTTACAAACTCCGATGAAGTTGGAATAGAAGAATTAGTAGTTTTAGATAAAGAATTACATGAGTTATTTAATGGTAGAGAAATTAATATCTCAGTTCAGAGTTTTTCAAAATCAGATTGTCCTTATGATTATTACTATTATATAAACTATGATGAATTTGTAAATAAAGTACAAAAATTATTAGGAAATCATGGTTTTTCACTTACTAATAATGATAGGATAAATTTCTTGGAAGATTATATAGAAATATATATATCGGATTCTGTTTGTAGATTTAAACTAATTTCAAATTCATTTTTAAATGATTTAAAAGCATTTGTTTCTGAAAAATATAATGATGATATTGAAATAATTATGCTAAATAGTTTGTTTACAAGAGAAGAAAAAAGTTCTGAAAAATTAGAAAGTAAATTAGAAAGTAAAAGAAAAGAAATTCAAAAAGAAAAAGGTAATAAAATCGAGAAAGTTAAATTTATTAAAGAAAAAAGTGAAACAGAAGAAGAATTTAAAATTGGGAAAAAAATTTCCGATAAAGAACTGGTTTTAGAAATTTCAGATTTAGACCAAAATAGTGGTTTTTGTAAGATTCAAGGAAGAGTATATTCTTTAGACATTCGAGAATTAAAAAACGGAAAAAAACTTGCTTTGTTTGACATTGAAGACGAAACTTCAGCTATGAGTTGTAAATTTTTTTTAGATGATAAGAAGTTAGAAATTTTTAGTAAAAAAATTAATTCTAAATCAATACCTAACGGAATTTATGTAACAGCAGTAGGTAGAGTTGAATATGATCAATATGCAAAGGGAATTTCTATGATGATTGATGGAATGGAAGAAGCTCCAAGACATATATATGTAGATAATGCTCCTGAAAAAAGAGTTGAATTGCATTTGAATTCACAGATGAGTGGTCTTGATGGTTGTGTGAATTTAGAAGTACTAAAGACAAGACTACAGGAATTAGGACATACTGCTGTTGGAGTTACTGACATCGGAGTCGTTCAAGCATATCCACAGATGATGGATTTGTTTAGCAATGGAGATATAAAAGCTTTATATGGTCTAGAATTAAATTTGTTAGAAGACAATCCGAGGATTCTATATAATTATAAAAATGGAGTAAATTTTGATACTTTTGTAGTTTTTGATATTGAAACAACTGGTCTTTCTCATTTGAAAAATAATATTACAGAAATAGGAGCAGTTCGTGTTGAGAACGGGAAAGTAGTTGAATATTTTAATGAGTTAGTAAATCCAGAGCAAGAAATAACTAAAGAAATAACAGAAATAACTGGTATTACTAATGAAATGGTAGCAGATAAGCCTTTAATTGGTGAAATTATGCCAAAATTTTTAGAATTTTCTAAAAATGCAGTTTTTGTTGCACATAATGCAGAATTCGATATTTCATTTATAAAAACTAATTGTAAGAGATTGAACCTTGAATTTGATCCTACCTTTATAGATACAATGGGATTTGCAAGAGCCGTATTACCAAATTTAAAAAATCATAAACTCAATACTTTATGTAAGGAGTTAGGAGTAAAATTATTAAATCATCATAGAGCAAGTTTCGATGCAGAAGCTTGTTCAGGAATTCTTTTAGAACTTATAAAGATAATTGAAAAAGATGGAAAAGTTTTTGATGAAAATATAAATAATATTGAAACAAAATGGCCTGTTGCAAAAAATATTTCATATGATTCAACTATATATGTAAAAAAAATGGAAGCCTTAAGTGGATTTTATAAGATGGTTTCAGAAGGATTAATGAAGTATTTTAGAAGAGTTGCAGGTTTTCCTAAATCAAGGTTAAAGGAATATAGAGAAGGTCTTTTAATAGGTTCAGGAAATTGGGATGGAGAACTTTTTAGAGCTTTTATTGAAGAAAAAAGTGAAGAAGAAATTTTAGAAATTGCAAAATTTTATGATTTTTTTGAAATTCAACCTATATCTAATTTAAAACATTTGTTTTTTAGAGGTAAAGTTTTAAGTATAGATGATTTGAAAGAAGTAAATAAAAAGATTTATAAGCTTGGAAAAAAATTAGATAAATTAGTTGTTGCAACTGGAAATGTTAAATATCTTGATAAGAATGACTATGTTTTTAGAAATATTATTCTATATGGGCAAGGAAAGAAAAATCTTGAAAAAGAAGGTTCTTTCTATTATAGAACTACAGCTGAGATGCTTGATGAATTTTCATATTTAGGAGAAAATGAAGCATATGAAGTTGTAGTAAAGAATACTAATATTTTTAAAGACATGCTTGATGAAATTTTACCTATTCCTAATGGAACATTTCCACCTTTTATAGAGGGTGCTGATGAAGAATTAAGAAAAATATGTTATGACAAAGCTAAATCTATTTATGGTGAAAATTTACCAAAAATCGTTGAAGATAGGCTTGAAAGAGAATTAGGATCAATTATTAAAAATGGATATGCAGTACTATATATAATTGCTCAAAAACTTGTTTGGAGGTCAAATGATGATGGATACTTGGTAGGCTCGAGAGGGTCAGTAGGTTCTTCCTTTGCTGCAACAATGTCAGGGATAACTGAAGTTAATCCATTAATTCCGCATTATATTTGTCCAAAATGTAAACGTTCAGAATTTCATTCAGAATATAGCGGACAATCTGGAGTGGATATGCCAGATAAAGAATGTCCAGATTGTAAAATAAATATGATTAAGGAAGGACATGACATTCCTTTTGAAGTATTTTTGGGATTTGATGGAGATAAAGAGCCTGATATTGACTTAAATTTTGCAGGAGAATATCAATCTACTTGTCATAAATATACTGAAGAACTATTTGGATCAGATAAAGTGTATAGAGCTGGAACTATTGGGACAGTTTCTGACAAAACTGCATTTGGGTATGTAAAAAAGTATATTGAAGAAAATGAGCTGACTCTTACAGCTGGTAATATTAGAAGATATGTTAGAAAGATAGTTGGTGTAAAAAGAACAAGTGGTCAACATCCGGGTGGGGTTATGATTGTTCCACACAATAAAGAAATTTATGATTTTACTCCAATTCAATATCCTGCAGATGATCCATCTTCTGAAACAAAAACTACACATTTTAGTTATAAGTCTATAAGCGGAAGAATTTTAAAATTAGATTTACTTGGACACGATGTTCCTACTATAATAAAACATCTTGGAGATTTAACTGGTGTTGATCCTTTAAATATTCCTATGGATGATAAGGAAACTTTAAATATATTTTATTCAACAGATAGTTTAAAATTTATGGATGATAAATATAAAGATGGTGTTGGTACTTTAGGGATACCTGAATATGGGACAAACTTTGTAAGACAGATGCTACTTGATACAAGGCCAAAAACTTTAACTGAACTTATTAGAATTTCAGGTCTATCTCACGGAACTGATGTATGGCTTGGAAATGCACAAGATCTTATTAAAAAAGGAATACCTTTAAATGAAACGATTTGTACTAGAGATGATATAATGACATTTTTGATTTTTAAAGGACTTGAAAATAAACGTTCATTTAAAATAATGGAAACTGTTAGAAAAGGTAGAGGACTTGATGAGGAAACTGAATCATATATGAGAGAAAATGGAATACCAGAATGGTATATTGACTCTTGTAAAAAGATTAAATATCTATTCCCGAAAGCTCATGCTGTTGCTTATGTAATGATGAGTTATAGAATTGCATATTTTAAGGTTCATTATCCTGAAGCTTTTTATGCCACATATTTTACCACTAAAATTGATAATTACCCGGGCAACTTGATTTTTAAAGGTCTTACAGCAATTCAGAGTAAAATGAAAGAAATAAAAGAATTAGGAAAGTCTGCATCTCAAAAGGAACAAGATGTATATGATATACTTGAAGTTGCTGAAGAAATGTATCTTAGAGGAATTGTTGCTAGTAAAGTGGATTTGGAAAAATCTGATTCTTCAAGGTTCTTAATTGATGGGAAAGGTAAAATTTTACCACCTTTTAGGGCTTTAGATTTTGTAAGTGATGTCAACTCAACATCTATATATGAAGAAGTTAGAAAATTACCATTTATATCAATTGAAGATTTTCAAGAAAGAACAAAAATAAATAAAAATGCTTTAGAATCATTAAAAGAACATGGCGTTTTAAATGATTTACAGCAAACAAATCAAGTAAGTTTATTTGACTTTATGTAA
- the ispF gene encoding 2-C-methyl-D-erythritol 2,4-cyclodiphosphate synthase, whose product MRIGIGFDVHELVVDRDLIIGGVKIDHEKGLLGHSDADVLVHAINDAIIGALCLGDIGKLFPDNDPKYKDISSLIMTKEVVSLMKEKGYKIGNVDSVISAQKPKLAGYILQMRKNIANVLETDIENISIKATTTEHLGFEGREEGISAQVVVLLEKI is encoded by the coding sequence ATGAGAATAGGAATAGGTTTTGATGTTCATGAATTAGTTGTTGATAGAGATTTAATAATTGGCGGTGTTAAAATAGATCATGAAAAAGGTCTTTTAGGACATAGTGATGCAGATGTTTTAGTTCATGCTATAAATGATGCAATTATTGGGGCATTATGTTTAGGAGATATTGGAAAGTTATTTCCTGATAATGATCCAAAATATAAGGATATTAGTTCTTTGATTATGACTAAAGAAGTAGTTAGCCTTATGAAAGAAAAAGGATACAAAATTGGAAATGTAGATAGTGTAATATCTGCACAAAAGCCTAAATTAGCAGGATATATTTTACAAATGAGAAAAAATATTGCTAATGTTTTAGAAACAGATATAGAAAATATAAGTATAAAAGCCACTACAACAGAACATTTGGGTTTTGAAGGTAGAGAAGAAGGTATTTCTGCTCAGGTGGTGGTACTACTTGAGAAAATATAA
- the metK gene encoding methionine adenosyltransferase, whose translation MKKVLFTSESVTEGHPDKICDQVSDAILDEILKVDPIARVACETLTTTGIVMVVGEITTSQYVDIQSIVRNVLKEIGYTRAKFGFDASTCSVITSINEQSRDIALGVDSALEYKNGNEDKYNSVGAGDQGMMFGYACTETDEFMPLPITLAHKLSKRLSYVRKNDILGYLRPDGKSQVTVEYIDGVPSRIEAIVVSTQHSPSVKLEQIQKDIKEFVIDEVIPDYLIDENTKIYVNPTGRFEIGGPMGDSGLTGRKLIVDTYGGFGRHGGGAFSGKDPTKVDRSATYMARYIAKNIVASGICEKLEIGISYAIGVAKPLSIYVDTFGTGKISDDKIIEIINKVFDLRPAAIIDILDLRRPIYRQIAAYGHFGRNDLDLPWEKLDRVEEIKKLI comes from the coding sequence ATGAAAAAAGTTTTATTTACATCTGAATCAGTAACTGAAGGTCATCCAGATAAAATTTGTGATCAAGTTTCTGATGCGATTTTAGATGAAATTTTAAAAGTTGATCCAATTGCAAGAGTAGCTTGTGAAACTTTAACAACAACTGGAATTGTAATGGTTGTTGGTGAAATTACAACTTCTCAATATGTTGATATACAGAGTATAGTTAGAAATGTTTTAAAAGAAATTGGATATACTAGAGCTAAGTTTGGATTTGATGCTTCAACATGTTCGGTTATAACAAGTATAAACGAACAATCAAGAGATATAGCATTAGGAGTTGACAGTGCATTAGAATATAAGAATGGCAATGAAGATAAGTATAATTCTGTCGGAGCTGGAGATCAAGGAATGATGTTTGGTTATGCATGTACAGAAACAGATGAATTTATGCCATTACCAATTACTTTAGCTCATAAATTGTCAAAAAGATTATCTTATGTTAGAAAAAATGATATATTAGGATATTTAAGACCTGATGGTAAAAGTCAGGTTACTGTTGAGTATATAGATGGAGTTCCTTCAAGAATAGAGGCAATAGTTGTTTCTACTCAACATAGTCCTTCAGTTAAGTTAGAACAAATTCAAAAAGATATTAAAGAATTTGTCATTGACGAGGTTATTCCGGATTATTTAATTGATGAAAATACTAAGATTTATGTAAATCCTACAGGTAGATTTGAAATTGGGGGACCTATGGGAGATTCTGGATTGACAGGAAGAAAATTAATAGTGGATACTTATGGTGGATTTGGAAGACATGGTGGGGGAGCTTTTTCTGGTAAAGATCCAACTAAAGTTGATAGATCAGCGACATATATGGCAAGATATATTGCAAAAAATATTGTAGCTAGTGGAATCTGTGAAAAATTAGAAATAGGAATTTCTTATGCTATTGGGGTAGCTAAGCCACTTTCTATTTATGTAGATACTTTTGGAACTGGAAAAATTTCAGATGACAAAATTATTGAAATAATTAATAAAGTATTTGATTTAAGACCAGCTGCAATTATTGATATTCTAGATTTAAGAAGACCAATATATCGTCAAATCGCCGCTTATGGTCATTTTGGACGAAATGATTTAGACTTACCTTGGGAAAAATTGGACAGAGTTGAAGAAATTAAAAAATTAATATAA
- the ispG gene encoding flavodoxin-dependent (E)-4-hydroxy-3-methylbut-2-enyl-diphosphate synthase, whose translation MERKITKKIYVGNVPVGGGSPISIQSMTNTITKDVDSTVRQINQFAEEGCNISRSAVNDLDDALAIRKIKSLTTIPFIADIQYDYKLAIMAAENGADCLRINPGNIGGKKKVKEVVECCKYHNIPIRVGVNSGSVNQKFIDKFHGVNKESIVYSALDQVEFLESLNFDQIKISIKSSNVPICVESYELLSSLCDYPLHLGITEAGPSFRGTIKSSVGLGIILAKGIGDTIRVSLTGDPVEEVKVGKEILRSLGLLNDGIDLISCPTCSRTRIDLINIVEQAEKELKHIKKNLKIAIMGCPVNGPGEAKEADLGIAGGNGKGLIFKKGQIIKKVDEKDLLKELINEINKLEE comes from the coding sequence ATGGAAAGAAAAATAACTAAGAAAATTTATGTGGGGAACGTGCCTGTTGGAGGCGGTTCTCCTATTTCTATACAATCAATGACAAATACAATTACAAAAGATGTAGATTCTACTGTAAGACAGATTAATCAATTTGCAGAAGAAGGTTGCAATATTAGCCGTTCAGCAGTTAATGATTTAGACGATGCTTTAGCAATAAGAAAAATAAAGTCATTAACAACTATACCTTTTATTGCAGATATTCAATATGATTATAAACTTGCAATAATGGCAGCTGAAAATGGAGCAGATTGCTTAAGAATTAATCCTGGAAATATTGGTGGAAAAAAGAAAGTTAAAGAAGTTGTGGAATGTTGTAAGTACCATAATATTCCAATAAGAGTTGGAGTTAATTCTGGATCTGTAAATCAAAAGTTTATAGATAAATTTCATGGAGTTAATAAAGAATCTATAGTTTATAGTGCCTTAGATCAAGTTGAATTTTTGGAATCACTAAATTTTGACCAAATTAAAATATCAATAAAATCAAGTAATGTTCCAATTTGTGTTGAATCATATGAACTTTTAAGTAGTTTATGTGATTATCCTTTACATTTAGGTATTACTGAAGCTGGCCCTAGCTTTAGAGGAACTATAAAATCTTCAGTAGGTCTTGGTATTATTTTAGCAAAAGGAATTGGTGATACCATAAGAGTTTCTTTAACCGGAGATCCAGTTGAAGAGGTCAAAGTTGGAAAGGAAATATTGCGTTCTTTAGGTCTTTTAAATGATGGAATTGATTTGATTTCTTGCCCTACTTGTTCAAGAACTAGAATAGATTTGATTAATATTGTTGAACAGGCAGAAAAAGAGTTAAAACATATAAAAAAGAATTTGAAAATTGCAATAATGGGTTGTCCTGTTAATGGTCCTGGAGAGGCAAAAGAGGCTGATTTAGGAATTGCTGGTGGAAATGGAAAAGGTCTTATTTTTAAAAAAGGACAAATCATTAAAAAAGTAGATGAAAAAGATCTACTTAAAGAATTAATTAATGAGATTAATAAATTGGAGGAATAA